In a single window of the Methanolobus psychrophilus R15 genome:
- a CDS encoding porphobilinogen synthase, translating into MFPETRMRRLRNGKMRDLVRENSLSADNLIYPMFVDETISTIQKTASMPGVERLPLSKVADDAKEAADLGIPAIILFGIPSHKDEHGSSAWGDEDIVQKAVREIKSELGKDMVVITDVCLCEYTDHGHCGMVDFEKEEVLNDLTLPLLGETAVSHAKAGADMVAPSGMMDGMIGAIRSSLDENNFTDIPIMSYAAKYSSSFYGPFRDVAESGCCFGDRSTYQMDPANSDEAMREVELDIMEGADIIMVKPALPYLDIIYRVKTEFRMPTAAYNVSGEYAMIKAAAQNGWLDEKKVMYESLLSIKRAGADMILTYFAKDMARILK; encoded by the coding sequence ATGTTCCCGGAAACAAGAATGAGAAGACTAAGAAACGGAAAGATGAGAGACCTTGTGAGGGAGAACTCACTTTCAGCCGATAACCTCATTTACCCCATGTTCGTGGATGAGACTATAAGCACCATCCAGAAAACTGCCTCAATGCCAGGGGTGGAGAGACTTCCCCTCAGCAAAGTAGCCGATGATGCAAAGGAAGCTGCCGATCTGGGGATACCCGCAATTATACTTTTTGGGATACCATCGCATAAGGATGAGCATGGGAGTTCTGCCTGGGGAGACGAGGATATTGTCCAGAAGGCAGTCCGTGAGATCAAGAGCGAGCTTGGCAAGGACATGGTAGTGATCACCGATGTATGCCTCTGCGAATATACCGATCACGGCCACTGTGGCATGGTCGATTTTGAAAAGGAAGAAGTACTTAACGATCTCACCCTTCCACTGCTTGGGGAAACGGCAGTCAGCCACGCGAAGGCCGGCGCTGATATGGTGGCACCTTCAGGCATGATGGATGGAATGATAGGCGCCATAAGGTCATCTCTTGATGAAAATAATTTCACGGACATACCCATAATGTCCTACGCTGCAAAATACTCTTCGTCATTCTACGGTCCGTTCAGGGATGTTGCCGAATCCGGATGTTGCTTCGGTGACCGCTCGACCTACCAGATGGACCCTGCCAATTCCGACGAGGCGATGCGGGAGGTTGAACTGGACATCATGGAAGGCGCTGATATAATAATGGTAAAACCGGCACTTCCCTACCTTGACATCATCTACCGCGTCAAGACCGAGTTCAGGATGCCCACAGCTGCATACAACGTCAGCGGAGAATACGCCATGATCAAGGCGGCTGCTCAGAACGGCTGGCTGGATGAGAAGAAAGTTATGTACGAGTCCCTGCTTTCGATAAAGCGAGCTGGTGCGGACATGATACTGACCTATTTCGCAAAAGATATGGCACGGATACTTAAATGA
- the hemA gene encoding glutamyl-tRNA reductase: MTEISSMVITHSRATVEEMEEVWDGDLDNFLRELYANELVHECAVLKTCNRIEMYVVSHKGSSVMFQFAKKLGLSSNIIDFYDHDESIMHLLRLSSGLESMIIGEDQILGQIKDLYQVAKNLGTTGRMLDTAFSKAIQVGKRVRTETEINRGALSIASAAVDLAEETVGDLKNKMVLVIGTGEMGTLVTRALSHREIELMYIANRTYAAAKKLADDMGGHAVHFDQIEENLKKADVVICATGAPHFVLRHPQVLKAMESRKKALLLIDIANPRDIEPTIGTIPLVTLYNIDNLRVINEKNLELRMEEAKKAQAIIDEEYDLLIKQYKQQRADYIVSEMYAQFYKVRTMEKERALTKLSAYHTIGDIEQKIIDDLTHSIVNKILAEPTKVLRNAAEVCDDEMLDMAFRLFSIDKCNEKRSIKGDLPPCSRKQE; encoded by the coding sequence ATGACTGAGATATCCAGCATGGTCATCACTCATTCCAGGGCAACCGTGGAAGAGATGGAAGAAGTATGGGACGGAGATCTGGATAACTTCCTCAGGGAACTCTACGCTAATGAACTGGTACATGAGTGTGCAGTCCTTAAGACCTGTAACCGGATAGAAATGTACGTTGTTTCCCATAAGGGCAGCAGTGTGATGTTCCAGTTCGCAAAGAAACTGGGGCTCTCTTCCAATATCATCGATTTCTATGACCACGATGAATCCATCATGCATCTGCTGAGGCTTTCTTCAGGCCTTGAATCCATGATAATCGGCGAAGACCAGATCCTGGGACAGATCAAAGACCTCTACCAGGTGGCTAAGAACCTCGGTACGACCGGAAGGATGCTTGATACAGCATTCAGCAAAGCAATCCAGGTGGGAAAGAGGGTCAGGACAGAAACCGAGATAAACAGGGGAGCCCTTTCGATTGCTTCTGCTGCTGTAGACCTGGCAGAGGAGACTGTCGGAGATCTCAAGAATAAAATGGTGCTTGTCATCGGCACAGGGGAAATGGGCACTCTTGTGACCAGGGCACTCTCCCACAGGGAGATAGAACTCATGTACATTGCTAACCGCACCTATGCCGCAGCAAAGAAGCTCGCTGATGACATGGGAGGTCATGCGGTCCATTTTGACCAGATAGAAGAGAATCTCAAGAAAGCCGACGTCGTCATCTGCGCCACGGGGGCACCCCACTTTGTGCTCAGGCATCCCCAGGTGCTCAAGGCAATGGAATCAAGGAAAAAGGCGCTTCTTCTTATCGATATCGCAAATCCCCGCGACATCGAGCCCACTATTGGCACAATCCCTCTCGTTACCCTCTATAATATAGATAACCTGCGTGTCATAAACGAAAAGAACCTGGAACTGCGAATGGAAGAAGCAAAGAAGGCGCAGGCTATCATCGACGAGGAATATGATCTTCTTATAAAGCAATACAAACAGCAGAGAGCTGATTATATCGTATCCGAGATGTATGCCCAGTTCTATAAGGTCCGCACTATGGAAAAGGAACGTGCGCTCACTAAACTGAGCGCCTATCACACCATAGGGGATATAGAACAGAAGATAATTGACGATCTGACGCACTCCATTGTAAATAAGATACTTGCAGAACCTACAAAGGTCCTGAGGAATGCAGCGGAAGTATGCGATGACGAGATGCTGGACATGGCCTTTCGCCTTTTCAGCATAGATAAATGCAATGAGAAACGCAGTATCAAAGGAGATTTGCCGCCATGTTCCCGGAAACAAGAATGA
- a CDS encoding siroheme synthase: protein MSERKALLFSRYADVTVISKGFTPCIRQLHEENKIKIVEADISDLTNEQADIFLDGAFLVIPATNDRSVNERLVSAAKTKNILSNPVDFIGDVTVPSVIKRGDLTISISTSGSSPAFSRFARQRIEEVITPQFEDMIRIQESLRTYLKEKVPEQNGRKDILWQVLKSREVWEGLEVSYEKGYNVALGIVTEKINGKVR, encoded by the coding sequence GTGAGTGAACGCAAAGCATTGCTCTTCTCCCGGTATGCGGATGTAACTGTTATCAGTAAGGGTTTCACTCCTTGTATCCGGCAGCTGCATGAAGAGAATAAGATAAAAATTGTGGAAGCAGATATCAGTGATCTTACCAATGAGCAGGCAGATATCTTTTTAGATGGTGCATTCCTCGTCATACCTGCAACTAATGACAGGTCAGTCAATGAGAGGTTAGTATCTGCAGCAAAGACAAAGAATATACTCTCAAACCCGGTGGATTTCATTGGAGATGTCACCGTTCCTTCGGTCATCAAAAGAGGCGACCTCACTATCAGCATATCAACCTCCGGTTCAAGCCCTGCTTTTTCCAGGTTTGCCAGGCAGAGGATCGAGGAGGTCATAACACCGCAGTTTGAGGATATGATACGTATCCAGGAAAGCCTGAGGACATACCTTAAAGAGAAGGTTCCCGAACAAAATGGCAGGAAAGACATACTCTGGCAGGTGCTCAAGAGCCGCGAGGTATGGGAAGGTCTTGAAGTATCCTACGAAAAAGGGTATAATGTAGCACTTGGTATAGTAACTGAAAAAATAAACGGGAAAGTCCGATAA
- a CDS encoding heme d1 biosynthesis protein NirH: MDAIDEQILIATQDGIPLTGSPFRNIARRLGLSEEEVVERIRLMKEKGMIRRFGASIGHRDIGILANAMCIWNVPGERVEDVGRIMASFPEVTHCYERPRRPGWEYNLFTMVHSYTREDCEQVAARISESTGIKDYRLLFSEREFKKTGVRL, translated from the coding sequence ATGGATGCGATCGATGAACAGATATTAATAGCTACCCAGGACGGTATCCCGCTCACCGGGTCACCCTTCAGGAACATAGCACGACGCCTTGGTCTTTCAGAAGAAGAGGTCGTGGAAAGAATACGGCTGATGAAAGAAAAAGGCATGATCCGACGGTTTGGCGCATCCATAGGCCATAGGGACATAGGTATTCTCGCCAATGCAATGTGCATATGGAACGTTCCTGGGGAGAGGGTAGAAGATGTCGGCAGGATAATGGCATCTTTTCCGGAGGTCACTCACTGCTATGAAAGACCCCGGCGTCCGGGCTGGGAGTACAACCTTTTTACAATGGTCCACTCATACACAAGAGAGGACTGTGAGCAAGTGGCTGCAAGGATATCTGAGTCCACAGGGATCAAAGACTACAGGCTCCTGTTCAGTGAACGTGAGTTCAAGAAGACCGGGGTCCGCCTCTGA
- a CDS encoding putative AsnC family transcriptional regulator translates to MIYLDDMDKNILNTIQHDFPLDIHPFQKLGEELGISEEEIITRLERLRKEGAVRKIGPVINRNRVGGSSTLVAVNVPEDMIDEVADWIDEYPEVSHNYLRPDKYNVWFTLSASGEERINEILKELNQKTGLEFINLPTVRLFKIGVRFNIK, encoded by the coding sequence ATGATATACCTTGATGATATGGATAAAAATATCCTGAACACAATACAGCACGATTTTCCACTTGACATCCATCCTTTTCAAAAACTTGGCGAGGAACTGGGCATCAGTGAGGAAGAGATAATCACGCGCCTTGAAAGACTCCGGAAAGAGGGAGCGGTCAGGAAGATCGGCCCGGTCATCAACCGTAACAGAGTAGGTGGTTCCAGTACGCTTGTAGCCGTAAATGTTCCGGAGGATATGATCGACGAGGTCGCAGACTGGATCGACGAATACCCCGAAGTTTCCCATAACTATCTTCGCCCTGACAAATACAATGTATGGTTCACACTATCAGCTTCAGGAGAGGAAAGGATAAATGAGATCCTCAAAGAGCTTAACCAGAAGACAGGGCTTGAATTTATCAATCTGCCCACGGTAAGACTGTTCAAGATTGGGGTCAGGTTCAATATCAAGTAA